One region of Acidobacteriota bacterium genomic DNA includes:
- a CDS encoding carboxypeptidase-like regulatory domain-containing protein produces MDRHRRSHRRPHLERRGSDLRWNTGGGAPVVLAETVSVPPRSQSAWRAMTMLKSFLATASTLTLGILCFLSFLCFAGSAIASGPSPAALSSAAEPSAAEEKQESADPAPEIRRVITGRVFDEIGNGVAGARASLRSAARNSPLASTKTDASGRFTLDSPMPGRVVLRVEHPDYAFYRHGWILDPLKDESKNLSITLVEGAEIRGRLLGLEGERRGVIFVSVGQDLEPSISSDRVRDDHYRLRHVPVGRWKVSARNPGGGQLARAEVEVSAPSGVVEQDLDFRQGVSFSGRIRHDQGFQWLPRVALFPEDSRPGYVTGADRQGNFRVSGLPKGRYKALVLAEQEPITARFLLDLQSDLEMDIDITPALLVGKVQSQEDASIQVSIQKVEPHLYYRILEVEEDGSFEKKMPPGRYRLLFTQQGSRIEERIVDLAPGSGPATGEEIRGLEVELSPAEPWKVRLELPGDLHQTNAELMLEREDGVILWRASFDDLGDEAIQMPVRPYGQDWRLLVYVAGAAAEEIPAKDLRADLTTIQLDPSAGLWLRTPSDVMPTMEQYLRQFKLRVLTPDGRIYRQPRSRSKVPRVEDEWGFFPYRRVLALTYLSEGDWILELTSPEGDTHRIPVTTRGRVTEIVRDFP; encoded by the coding sequence ATGGACCGTCACCGTCGAAGCCACCGACGGCCGCACCTGGAGCGGCGAGGTTCAGACCTCCGGTGGAACACAGGCGGTGGAGCTCCCGTAGTCTTGGCAGAGACCGTTTCGGTGCCGCCTCGTTCACAGTCTGCTTGGAGGGCCATGACCATGTTGAAGAGCTTCCTTGCCACCGCATCGACCTTGACCCTCGGCATCCTCTGCTTCCTCAGTTTCCTTTGCTTCGCTGGCAGCGCCATCGCCAGCGGACCCTCGCCGGCAGCGCTCAGCAGCGCGGCCGAGCCATCCGCCGCCGAAGAGAAACAGGAATCGGCAGATCCGGCCCCGGAGATCCGCCGAGTCATCACTGGCCGCGTCTTTGACGAGATCGGCAACGGGGTTGCCGGCGCGCGGGCCTCCCTAAGGTCTGCAGCCCGCAACTCGCCTCTGGCCAGTACCAAGACCGACGCCTCCGGCCGATTTACCCTCGACAGCCCCATGCCGGGGCGGGTCGTCCTGCGGGTGGAGCATCCGGACTACGCTTTCTACCGGCACGGGTGGATCCTCGATCCCCTAAAGGATGAGTCCAAGAATCTCTCAATCACTCTGGTGGAGGGGGCGGAGATTCGAGGCCGACTCTTGGGTTTGGAGGGAGAAAGGAGGGGTGTGATCTTCGTATCCGTTGGCCAAGACCTTGAACCTTCTATCTCGAGCGACCGGGTGAGGGACGACCACTATCGGCTCCGGCACGTGCCGGTGGGTCGCTGGAAGGTTTCCGCGAGAAACCCCGGAGGGGGCCAACTGGCCAGGGCAGAGGTCGAGGTTTCTGCCCCTTCCGGGGTCGTCGAGCAGGATCTCGATTTTCGGCAAGGGGTGAGCTTCTCCGGCAGGATTCGCCACGACCAAGGCTTCCAGTGGCTGCCTCGAGTCGCGCTTTTCCCGGAGGACAGCAGACCCGGTTACGTGACCGGGGCCGATAGGCAGGGCAACTTTCGCGTATCGGGTTTGCCGAAAGGGCGCTATAAAGCCCTCGTGCTTGCCGAACAGGAACCCATCACGGCGCGGTTCCTCTTGGATTTGCAATCCGACCTCGAGATGGACATTGACATCACTCCCGCCCTGCTCGTGGGCAAGGTGCAGAGCCAGGAGGATGCATCGATTCAGGTCTCCATCCAGAAGGTCGAGCCCCATCTGTACTATCGAATTCTCGAGGTCGAGGAAGATGGAAGCTTCGAGAAGAAGATGCCGCCGGGGCGCTATAGACTTCTCTTCACTCAACAGGGCTCTCGCATCGAAGAACGCATCGTAGATCTGGCTCCAGGGAGTGGCCCGGCTACGGGTGAAGAGATCCGGGGGCTCGAGGTAGAGCTATCACCCGCCGAGCCATGGAAGGTGCGCCTCGAACTGCCCGGCGACCTCCATCAGACGAACGCCGAGCTGATGCTGGAGCGCGAGGACGGAGTGATTCTCTGGCGCGCCTCGTTCGACGATCTTGGGGACGAAGCAATTCAGATGCCGGTCCGGCCCTACGGCCAAGACTGGCGGCTGCTGGTCTATGTCGCCGGGGCAGCCGCTGAGGAGATCCCGGCGAAGGATCTGCGAGCAGACTTGACGACAATCCAGCTCGATCCATCCGCGGGGCTCTGGCTGCGGACGCCGTCGGATGTGATGCCGACGATGGAGCAGTATCTACGGCAATTCAAGCTCCGGGTCCTGACGCCCGACGGGCGGATCTACCGTCAACCACGGAGTCGATCCAAGGTTCCGAGGGTCGAGGACGAGTGGGGCTTCTTCCCCTACCGGCGCGTCTTGGCGCTCACGTACCTGTCGGAAGGGGATTGGATCCTCGAGCTCACCTCGCCGGAGGGCGACACTCACAGAATTCCGGTCACCACGAGAGGTCGCGTCACCGAGATCGTCAGGGATTTTCCGTAG
- a CDS encoding gluconokinase, GntK/IdnK-type, whose product MIGSEKQEPGATTPTTFILMGPAGCGKTTVGRRVSAELGWPFYEGDEYHSEANVAKMSRGVGLTDEDRRPWIRALAEALNGDPAPARAVACSSLSAQVRAWLRGDLVGEVRFVYLAVDAGELRRRLESRRGHYMGASMVESQLRALEEPRDALRIAADGPPDEVVDEVVSAVLEELVPCRMPDRPG is encoded by the coding sequence TTGATCGGATCCGAAAAACAGGAGCCAGGGGCGACCACGCCTACCACCTTCATCCTCATGGGGCCCGCCGGCTGCGGCAAGACCACGGTGGGGCGGCGGGTGAGTGCGGAGTTGGGGTGGCCGTTCTATGAGGGGGACGAGTACCATTCCGAAGCCAACGTAGCGAAGATGAGCCGCGGCGTCGGACTCACCGATGAGGACCGGCGACCGTGGATTCGCGCCCTGGCCGAGGCTCTCAACGGTGATCCGGCGCCGGCGCGAGCGGTGGCGTGTTCGAGCCTCTCGGCCCAGGTGCGAGCTTGGCTGCGGGGGGATCTGGTGGGGGAGGTGCGCTTCGTGTATCTGGCGGTGGACGCCGGGGAGCTGCGGCGCCGGTTGGAGAGCCGCCGGGGCCACTACATGGGGGCCTCCATGGTGGAGAGCCAGCTGCGCGCCTTGGAAGAGCCCCGGGACGCCCTGCGCATCGCCGCCGACGGGCCCCCAGATGAGGTGGTAGACGAGGTGGTGTCGGCAGTGCTGGAGGAGTTGGTGCCCTGCCGGATGCCGGACCGTCCTGGGTGA
- a CDS encoding carboxypeptidase-like regulatory domain-containing protein, protein MKQARALPFVLFALGTFAFSIACAAPESQPVTTSSDTEAALQASGHSSGDEEPRGQESEAQKVVLSGQVRNEAGEPVEKARILLQDIDNREFYDGETSETGEFRFDGVPSSRYLIDIEHDDYAYYRNDRFLNVGAEGLEDFSVQLEEGTELRGRISGLSPDESRGPSFRARRDGEIPRIGWPVGEDRYRVQHLSPGTWEIEAWAERGAHSEWFSVEVPEGAAVVEHDIHFGSGLTLGGKIRRGNEPVVGSSVTLISEESRFSRLLTLGKGNSFRFTRLPAGRYRLSVSMPEATNTLDQVLDLRSDLDLDLDIAPAQLSGRVIGRPGASSRISVHNLGAGPRFREHLGESDGSFEMELPSGRYRLVVFQDGMSLGDRVIEVAPGGVVSGLEIELQPVEPLVLQLDSASGRAPERAELVIQANDGLVLLRRPFEAIADGKLEVPARPAGEGWSLKVFAQGAAAQELPASELRESPVRVELDPQAAVVVRVPNMEAPTALNYGQLVQVRLVDSDGHRFQLPIPNSGIPVMREQWTFQPYLEPLVLDHVPEGQWMLEAERTYRDTTRLPITVQAPRTEVTVELD, encoded by the coding sequence ATGAAGCAAGCCCGAGCTCTGCCGTTCGTTCTCTTCGCCCTGGGGACTTTCGCCTTCAGCATCGCCTGCGCTGCCCCGGAAAGCCAGCCCGTGACGACCTCCTCAGACACCGAGGCTGCTCTGCAAGCGTCCGGCCACAGCTCGGGGGACGAGGAGCCGAGGGGGCAGGAATCGGAAGCGCAGAAGGTCGTCCTTTCGGGGCAGGTGCGGAATGAAGCGGGAGAGCCGGTCGAGAAGGCGAGGATCTTGCTGCAAGACATCGACAACCGGGAGTTCTACGACGGAGAGACCAGCGAGACTGGAGAGTTTCGCTTCGATGGAGTGCCGTCCTCGCGCTATCTCATCGACATCGAGCACGATGACTACGCTTATTATCGGAATGATCGTTTCTTGAACGTTGGAGCGGAAGGTCTGGAGGACTTCTCGGTCCAGCTCGAGGAGGGAACTGAGCTCCGGGGGCGGATTTCGGGCTTGAGCCCGGACGAGTCCCGGGGCCCGAGTTTTCGAGCGCGCCGGGATGGAGAGATCCCGCGGATCGGCTGGCCGGTGGGGGAGGATCGCTACCGTGTGCAACATCTTTCTCCCGGGACTTGGGAGATCGAGGCCTGGGCTGAGCGGGGTGCGCATTCGGAATGGTTTTCCGTCGAAGTTCCCGAGGGTGCTGCGGTTGTGGAGCATGACATCCACTTCGGATCCGGGTTGACTCTCGGGGGGAAGATCCGCCGCGGCAACGAACCGGTGGTGGGCAGCTCCGTGACGCTGATCAGCGAGGAGTCTCGATTCTCAAGGTTGCTCACTCTTGGCAAGGGCAATTCCTTTCGATTTACTCGCTTGCCTGCCGGCCGCTATCGCTTGTCCGTCAGCATGCCGGAGGCCACCAACACCTTGGATCAGGTTCTCGACCTGAGGTCAGACCTCGATCTGGACTTGGACATTGCCCCCGCGCAACTGTCGGGACGGGTGATCGGCCGGCCGGGCGCCTCCAGCAGGATCTCCGTCCACAATCTGGGCGCTGGTCCCCGCTTCCGTGAGCACCTTGGGGAGAGTGACGGGAGCTTCGAAATGGAGCTGCCTTCCGGACGCTACCGGCTGGTGGTCTTTCAGGATGGCATGAGTCTTGGGGATCGGGTCATCGAAGTGGCGCCGGGAGGGGTGGTCAGCGGATTGGAGATCGAGCTGCAGCCGGTAGAACCGCTGGTGTTGCAGCTCGATTCTGCTTCTGGCAGGGCGCCCGAGCGCGCCGAGCTGGTCATCCAGGCCAACGACGGACTGGTCCTCCTGCGTCGACCCTTCGAAGCCATCGCCGATGGAAAGCTCGAGGTCCCGGCCAGGCCTGCCGGTGAGGGTTGGAGTCTGAAGGTCTTCGCTCAGGGAGCCGCGGCTCAGGAGCTGCCGGCCTCTGAGTTGCGAGAATCTCCAGTGCGGGTGGAGCTCGATCCGCAAGCTGCTGTGGTGGTGCGGGTTCCGAACATGGAAGCTCCCACGGCGTTGAACTACGGGCAGCTGGTGCAGGTGCGACTGGTCGACTCGGACGGCCACCGCTTTCAACTGCCTATCCCCAACTCGGGAATTCCGGTGATGCGTGAGCAGTGGACCTTCCAGCCCTACCTGGAGCCCCTGGTGCTTGATCACGTGCCCGAGGGCCAATGGATGCTCGAAGCGGAGCGAACGTACCGTGACACCACCCGACTCCCCATCACCGTTCAGGCGCCTCGCACGGAGGTGACGGTGGAGCTCGATTGA